From Nitrospirota bacterium, the proteins below share one genomic window:
- a CDS encoding BamA/TamA family outer membrane protein — protein sequence MHRLLALVLLVLGGAAFPFPPRSAVAETQYFPIPSVSTTRNDGNDVGLIVPILVTEPDGELKYLVAPMVIRNSIVGVRGALNIFRYEPGGREMRFIASFTELIERKLLFSYTDPAFSHGRYALSYGGTFFKNATARFWGIGQTTVEGNETNYTAREGRAWWKFGLHANEVTQIAVGQRFRDVSLQRGGTDLPFTVDRFPNVDGVRGATILGHRVTFHYDTRDSLVTPTDGMQVTAYAELNQNLRNGDHPVFSRYEIEVKKLFPSESKRAILVVRADLQATLGSEVPFYEQSSLGGQNNLRGFGVDRFIDKHLVAVSVEERIHVMRTKMFGVTADFEVAPFLDTGQVFENYKDVSFKDYRMTPGIGFRGLVRPNVVGRVDYGYSREGGAVFAGLDFPY from the coding sequence ATGCATCGACTTCTCGCCTTGGTCCTGCTCGTGCTCGGGGGGGCTGCCTTCCCCTTCCCGCCGCGGTCGGCCGTTGCAGAGACCCAGTATTTTCCGATTCCCTCCGTGTCCACCACCAGAAACGACGGCAACGATGTCGGCCTGATCGTGCCGATTCTCGTGACCGAACCCGACGGCGAATTGAAGTATCTCGTGGCGCCGATGGTGATCCGCAACTCGATCGTCGGGGTCCGGGGCGCGCTCAATATCTTTCGTTACGAACCGGGCGGCCGGGAGATGCGGTTCATCGCCTCGTTCACGGAGCTGATCGAGCGGAAGCTCCTGTTCAGCTACACGGACCCGGCCTTCAGCCACGGGCGGTACGCGCTCAGCTACGGAGGAACCTTTTTCAAAAATGCGACCGCGCGGTTTTGGGGGATCGGACAAACGACGGTCGAAGGCAACGAGACGAACTACACGGCGCGGGAAGGCCGGGCCTGGTGGAAGTTCGGCCTCCATGCCAACGAGGTGACGCAGATCGCCGTCGGCCAGCGGTTCAGAGACGTGAGTCTTCAGCGCGGCGGGACCGATCTGCCGTTCACCGTGGATCGCTTTCCGAATGTCGACGGCGTCCGAGGCGCGACGATCCTGGGGCATCGGGTCACTTTCCATTACGACACGCGCGACAGTTTGGTCACGCCGACCGACGGCATGCAAGTGACCGCCTATGCCGAACTGAACCAGAATCTTCGCAACGGCGACCATCCCGTGTTCTCCCGGTACGAAATTGAAGTCAAGAAGCTGTTCCCCAGCGAATCCAAGCGGGCGATCCTCGTCGTGCGCGCGGATCTGCAGGCGACGTTGGGCAGCGAGGTGCCGTTCTACGAGCAGAGTTCGCTGGGCGGGCAGAACAACCTGCGGGGGTTCGGGGTGGATCGGTTCATCGACAAGCATCTCGTGGCGGTCAGTGTCGAGGAACGCATCCACGTGATGCGGACCAAGATGTTCGGCGTCACTGCGGACTTCGAGGTCGCACCGTTCCTGGACACGGGCCAGGTGTTCGAAAACTATAAGGACGTCAGTTTTAAGGATTATCGGATGACTCCAGGAATCGGCTTCCGCGGATTGGTGCGGCCCAATGTGGTCGGCCGTGTCGATTACGGCTACAGCCGCGAAGGAGGAGCGGTGTTCGCCGGATTGGATTTCCCTTACTGA
- a CDS encoding ABC transporter substrate-binding protein, producing the protein MERRQIRACPRTWWGLGWSAGRPAVVLIAVLAALVGLMGSVRSAWAGGATDAVKSTIDEVLRILRDKDLKKPERAEERRRLLEKVVGDRFNYEEMSKRSLGAPWHQLSEQERQEFVQLFRTLLTNSYADKIESYSGEPVQYVNERTEKDFAEVRTKIVSGKAEIPLDYRLLNRNGEWRVYDVVIDGVSLVNNYRGQFAKIIRSSSYADLVEQLRKKSDKIKAP; encoded by the coding sequence ATGGAGCGGAGACAGATCAGGGCGTGTCCGAGGACATGGTGGGGGTTGGGGTGGTCGGCTGGACGGCCTGCGGTTGTCTTGATCGCCGTGTTGGCTGCCTTGGTCGGCCTGATGGGGAGCGTCAGATCCGCTTGGGCCGGCGGTGCCACCGACGCCGTGAAAAGTACGATCGACGAAGTGCTGCGCATTCTCCGCGACAAGGATCTCAAGAAACCGGAACGGGCCGAAGAACGGAGACGCCTGCTCGAGAAGGTCGTCGGCGACCGATTCAATTATGAAGAGATGTCGAAACGGTCGCTGGGCGCGCCGTGGCATCAACTCAGCGAACAGGAGCGGCAGGAGTTCGTGCAGCTCTTCCGGACCCTGCTCACCAATTCTTACGCCGACAAGATCGAGAGCTATTCGGGCGAGCCGGTGCAGTACGTGAACGAGCGCACGGAGAAAGACTTCGCCGAAGTCCGGACGAAGATCGTGTCCGGTAAGGCGGAGATTCCGCTGGATTACCGGCTGCTGAACAGGAACGGCGAGTGGCGCGTCTATGACGTGGTCATCGACGGTGTCAGCCTGGTCAATAACTATCGAGGGCAGTTCGCCAAGATCATCCGTTCGTCTTCCTATGCCGACCTCGTCGAGCAACTCCGCAAAAAGTCCGACAAGATCAAGGCTCCCTGA
- the mlaD gene encoding outer membrane lipid asymmetry maintenance protein MlaD produces MDKAKLELVVGVFVLIGITCLAYLSIKLGKLEVIGGQNYTVFAEFTSASGLKNGASVEIAGVEVGRVKDIALKDNRALVALAINDGVTLYTDTIASIKTRGIIGEKFMALSPGGGGEPLKPGETIRDTESGLDLEELVSQFVHGNVK; encoded by the coding sequence ATGGATAAAGCCAAATTAGAACTGGTCGTCGGCGTTTTCGTGTTGATTGGGATCACCTGCCTGGCGTATCTCTCGATCAAGTTGGGCAAGCTGGAAGTGATCGGGGGGCAGAACTACACGGTCTTCGCAGAATTCACCTCCGCCTCGGGCTTGAAGAACGGCGCATCGGTGGAAATCGCTGGCGTCGAGGTGGGCCGGGTGAAAGACATCGCCCTCAAAGACAACCGGGCTCTGGTGGCTCTTGCGATCAACGACGGGGTTACGCTCTACACCGACACGATCGCGTCGATCAAGACGCGCGGCATCATCGGGGAGAAATTCATGGCGCTGTCCCCCGGCGGCGGCGGAGAGCCGCTCAAGCCGGGGGAGACGATCCGGGACACCGAGTCCGGGCTCGACCTGGAGGAACTGGTCAGCCAATTCGTGCATGGCAACGTGAAATAA
- a CDS encoding ABC transporter ATP-binding protein has translation MIKLIGVEKTLGGQPVLRGVDLDVPKGKLTTIIGRSGEGKSVLLKHMIGLLQPDRGEVWVDGVEISRLRGKALNEVRKRFAMLFQGAALFDSLTVFENVAFPLREKLRLKGPDVTRRVNEKLEQVGLAGMGHKYPAELSGGMKKRAGLARALVMEPEIILFDEPTTGLDPLMAKQIHDLITGMQRTFGFTAVMVSHEIPEIFGISDWVAMLKEGKIAAMAPAAEFQRIEDPGIREFISVGGIVSLNVNR, from the coding sequence ATGATTAAACTCATCGGCGTTGAAAAAACCCTCGGCGGTCAACCGGTCCTGCGGGGCGTCGATCTGGACGTTCCCAAGGGCAAGCTGACGACGATCATCGGGCGGAGCGGCGAGGGGAAAAGCGTCCTGCTCAAGCATATGATCGGCCTGCTCCAACCCGATCGCGGCGAGGTCTGGGTCGACGGCGTGGAGATCTCGCGGTTGCGCGGGAAGGCGCTCAACGAGGTGCGCAAGCGATTCGCCATGCTGTTCCAGGGCGCGGCGCTCTTCGATTCCTTGACGGTGTTTGAGAACGTCGCGTTTCCGCTCCGGGAAAAACTGCGGCTGAAAGGTCCGGATGTGACCCGCCGGGTCAATGAAAAGCTCGAGCAGGTGGGCCTGGCCGGCATGGGACACAAGTATCCGGCTGAATTGAGCGGCGGGATGAAAAAACGGGCGGGCTTGGCGAGGGCCTTGGTGATGGAGCCGGAAATTATCCTGTTCGACGAACCGACGACCGGGCTCGATCCACTCATGGCGAAACAGATTCACGACTTGATCACCGGCATGCAACGGACCTTTGGGTTTACGGCGGTGATGGTCAGTCACGAGATTCCGGAGATCTTCGGCATTTCCGACTGGGTGGCGATGCTGAAGGAGGGCAAGATCGCGGCCATGGCGCCCGCAGCCGAGTTTCAGCGCATTGAGGACCCGGGCATTCGCGAGTTTATTTCCGTCGGCGGGATCGTATCGTTAAACGTGAATCGTTAA
- a CDS encoding MlaE family lipid ABC transporter permease subunit — translation MAQAIEKIGRTTLFIVQEMGRMLLFVLASFAWLARPPFRLFQIVKQLHFIGYKSTFVVVLTAAFTGMVLGLQGYYTLRKFGSEALLGSAVALSMIRELGPVLASLMVTARAGSAMTAEIGIMRITEQIDALDTMAINPLQYLIAPKLVAGLIGVPLLVAIFDVVGIYGGYLVGVELLGVNEGSYWSSIESAVEWKDVYGGILKSISFGLIVSWVCCYKGFYTRMSAEGLGRATTEAVVLSSVLILVWDYFLTSVLL, via the coding sequence ATGGCGCAGGCGATCGAGAAAATCGGGCGGACCACGCTTTTCATTGTGCAGGAGATGGGGCGTATGCTGCTGTTTGTCCTCGCCTCGTTCGCGTGGCTCGCGCGGCCGCCGTTCCGCCTGTTCCAGATCGTCAAACAGCTCCACTTTATCGGGTACAAATCGACGTTCGTGGTGGTGCTTACGGCCGCCTTTACCGGCATGGTGCTGGGCTTGCAAGGCTACTACACGCTCCGAAAGTTCGGATCGGAGGCCTTGTTGGGATCGGCCGTCGCGCTGAGCATGATCCGGGAATTGGGGCCGGTGCTGGCGTCCCTGATGGTGACGGCGCGGGCCGGGTCCGCCATGACCGCCGAGATCGGGATCATGCGCATCACCGAACAGATCGACGCCCTCGACACGATGGCCATCAATCCGCTGCAGTACCTGATCGCGCCGAAACTGGTGGCGGGACTGATCGGGGTGCCGTTGCTCGTGGCGATCTTCGACGTGGTGGGGATCTACGGCGGCTATCTGGTCGGGGTCGAACTGCTGGGCGTGAACGAAGGCTCGTATTGGAGTTCGATCGAGTCGGCGGTGGAATGGAAAGATGTCTACGGCGGGATTCTGAAATCGATCAGTTTCGGGCTGATCGTCAGTTGGGTCTGCTGTTATAAAGGGTTTTATACGAGGATGAGCGCCGAGGGGCTCGGCCGGGCGACCACCGAAGCCGTGGTCCTGTCGTCCGTGCTGATTCTGGTCTGGGATTATTTCCTCACGTCGGTGCTCCTATAG
- the shc gene encoding squalene--hopene cyclase encodes MGLIRALLNRLSDSLFAAVPGRLKTAGDRSRGPALRLVSDKSGATSTDATMRRSSGQTFSQLDSIDEAIRRSQAWFLARQHAADGFWVAELEADTTLTSEYIMLRRFLGVVDPERERKAVRYLKAAQLPGGGWPIYYGGPPDISASVKAYFALKLCGVPANDPCLVRARACILALGGVVAANVFTKIALALFDQYDWRGIPSMPPEIMLLPKRFYFSVYAISYWSRAVLIPLLIVFAHRPVCRIPAEQGLDELYTTPRHLIDYRDVPPLKKDAAWFTWRNVFITLDAVLKLYDRLPIAWLRQKALQKAADWMLAHIQGSGGLGAIYPAMANSVVALHCLGRDVDDPLVVKALREIEELEVYDTVSENGERVEALHLQPCFSPVWDTSLLMNALVEAGLPQDHPSLQKAAAWLMARQTRMAGDWQVSSPQAEPGGWYFQFENELYPDVDDSAVVIMALSKLRMADEARQRESIRRGYRWVMAMQGSDGGWGAYDKDNNRIVFNYIPFADHRALLDPSTADLAGRCLEMLGTLGYDRSHPAAAPALEFLRREQEPDGSWYGRWGVNYIYGTWSVLAGLRAIGEDLTASYIRRAVAWLESKQNPDGGWGESCLSYADPAYSGKGDSTPSQTAWALMALMAAGATDSFSVVRGINYLIRQQLKDGSWEEIRHTGTGFPRVFYLRYHWYCQYFPFWALAMYRNLRTRGRTRADELRQHARETGRFRFE; translated from the coding sequence ATGGGACTGATTCGGGCATTGCTCAATCGCCTCTCTGACAGCTTGTTCGCCGCCGTACCTGGGAGGCTCAAAACGGCGGGCGATCGTTCCAGAGGACCGGCGCTCCGGCTGGTGTCCGACAAGTCCGGCGCGACCTCGACCGATGCGACGATGCGCCGTTCATCCGGCCAGACATTCAGCCAACTCGACTCGATCGACGAAGCGATCCGCCGCAGTCAAGCCTGGTTCCTCGCCCGCCAGCATGCCGCCGACGGCTTCTGGGTGGCGGAGCTCGAAGCCGACACGACGCTCACCTCGGAATACATCATGTTGCGGCGCTTCCTAGGCGTCGTGGACCCGGAACGCGAACGCAAGGCCGTCCGGTACTTGAAAGCCGCCCAATTGCCCGGCGGCGGCTGGCCGATCTACTACGGCGGCCCGCCCGACATCAGCGCCTCCGTCAAGGCCTACTTTGCGCTGAAATTATGCGGCGTGCCCGCCAACGACCCGTGCCTGGTCCGTGCGCGGGCATGCATTCTCGCGCTCGGGGGCGTGGTCGCGGCCAACGTGTTCACGAAAATCGCCCTCGCGCTCTTCGATCAATACGACTGGCGGGGCATTCCGAGCATGCCGCCGGAGATCATGCTGCTCCCCAAGCGGTTCTACTTCAGTGTTTACGCGATTTCGTATTGGTCGCGCGCCGTGTTGATTCCCCTGCTGATCGTGTTCGCGCACCGGCCGGTTTGCCGGATTCCGGCCGAGCAGGGCCTCGACGAGTTGTATACGACGCCGCGCCATCTCATCGACTATCGGGACGTCCCCCCGCTCAAGAAAGATGCGGCCTGGTTTACCTGGCGGAACGTCTTCATCACGCTGGATGCCGTGCTGAAGCTCTATGATCGCCTGCCGATCGCGTGGTTGCGTCAGAAGGCGTTGCAAAAAGCGGCCGACTGGATGCTGGCCCATATCCAGGGCAGCGGCGGGCTCGGCGCAATCTACCCGGCCATGGCCAACTCCGTCGTGGCGCTGCACTGCCTGGGGCGCGACGTTGACGATCCTCTGGTGGTCAAAGCCCTGCGGGAAATTGAAGAGCTCGAAGTCTACGACACCGTGAGCGAGAACGGAGAGCGGGTCGAAGCGTTGCATTTGCAGCCCTGTTTCTCGCCGGTGTGGGATACCTCGCTGTTGATGAACGCCTTGGTCGAGGCCGGGCTGCCGCAGGACCATCCGTCCTTGCAGAAGGCCGCCGCCTGGCTGATGGCCCGCCAGACCAGGATGGCGGGAGACTGGCAGGTCTCCTCGCCTCAGGCCGAACCGGGCGGCTGGTATTTTCAATTTGAGAACGAGCTGTATCCCGACGTGGATGATTCCGCCGTGGTGATCATGGCGCTCTCCAAACTGCGTATGGCGGACGAAGCGAGGCAGAGGGAGTCGATTCGTCGCGGCTACCGCTGGGTCATGGCCATGCAGGGATCCGACGGGGGATGGGGGGCCTACGACAAGGACAACAACCGCATCGTGTTCAACTACATTCCATTCGCCGATCACCGGGCGCTGCTCGATCCCAGCACGGCGGATTTGGCGGGCCGCTGCCTGGAAATGCTGGGCACGCTCGGCTATGACAGAAGCCATCCGGCGGCGGCGCCGGCCTTGGAGTTCTTGAGGCGGGAACAGGAGCCGGACGGCAGTTGGTACGGCCGGTGGGGCGTCAACTATATCTACGGCACGTGGTCCGTGCTGGCCGGTTTACGGGCGATCGGAGAGGACCTCACGGCTTCCTATATCCGCCGCGCAGTGGCCTGGTTGGAATCGAAACAGAACCCGGACGGCGGATGGGGTGAATCCTGCCTCTCCTATGCCGATCCCGCGTACAGCGGAAAAGGGGACAGCACGCCGTCGCAGACCGCCTGGGCGCTGATGGCGTTGATGGCCGCCGGCGCAACCGATTCATTCAGTGTGGTGCGGGGAATCAACTACCTCATTCGGCAGCAGCTCAAAGACGGTTCATGGGAGGAGATCCGCCACACGGGCACCGGATTCCCTCGCGTGTTCTATCTCCGTTACCACTGGTACTGCCAGTATTTCCCGTTCTGGGCCCTTGCCATGTACCGCAATCTCAGAACCCGCGGTCGCACGAGGGCCGACGAATTGCGCCAACACGCTCGCGAGACAGGACGCTTTCGGTTTGAATAG
- the smc gene encoding chromosome segregation protein SMC, which yields MYLKSLEMVGFKSFAEAKIQFPSGITAVVGPNGAGKSNVVDAILWVLGEQSTKTLRSERMEDVIFNGTELRKPLGMAEVSLVIGGLGGLAPDVVAGLPGRLHEYQELMITRRLYRNGESEYLINKTPCRLKDIRSLLLDTRAGSKGHTVIEQGRIDQILNASPQDRRELIEETAGIVRYKKQKAEALRKLETTQQNLLRVRDIIAEVKKQLNSLERQARQARSFQALQQEARALEIRLLADEYRTLRAGLNVIEEEVGGLEVRESAQTAEQARLSTELETVKLGVLESGEAINRLREALGQTEQQQARALAAAEVEQNRIGLYEQQQAQAAHEIQRLAEEQNRASAEADRLRLTLSECDAEIAERTGRLAELEAAVRQASEQRSTVESEEERLRQDILQLTVRVTGGEHALTQLAERERETTRRAERLTGEQVEIDRERTALLEKARGLQAQGRENEDRRLEFQRARQEAVAEAERVTTELAETEQLLSRRLEEFTATDSRLRTLEGVVREEMGYGRQGEEGTALRTCEGVREAIVEWLAVPQGLDRAIEAVLGERVRGWLVDHPSVACRAVEFLRQKDLGRGAFIPRQPRWSADRVHAWWPALAGEPGVIGRALDLVQAPAGSAATCACLLDGVVIVDALETAVRVWERHRWAAPDGPTLVTLAGEIVDAAGVITGGGAGSDTGLLQRRREVRQLAARREELVGAVETIRRRREDLAARLAALRDDEQRLADALREADMLALSLVKDEAGLRQSFAELDRRAEAIAAELERGREERQGIEAEIRSMHERLARDVQDKVEQEAALAGLKARLEEIEEESLALQHRLTDARLAVEGLRARRAHAETDLARLLDRQEAAKIHRSALDQQVAELEASRQQSRRECERQDALCQELGRAVSRIKAELIAAQERQAEEMGAARRLEQALAEVRQALASIRELRMTAEVRRAELKTQLAAVESTLIGTYQLAPASVLECREAGGDESGSVPTAGEPPAATAEERRQQLQKIRDRLDRMGPINLAAIEEHRELEERYRFLTEQEQDLSNSIGSLKQIIHRINRTTKDMFLATFNELQEKFGEVFAQFFPGGRAELVLVDEPPPEGAEPGTNQEPGVDIVAQPPGKRLKSITMLSGGEKTLTAMALLFASFLIRPTPFCILDEIDAPLDEENIGRFTVVLEELARTAQFIVITHNKRTMSVADSLFGVTMEEPGVSKLVSVRLADLQPA from the coding sequence GGCCGGGAAAAGCAACGTGGTCGACGCCATCTTGTGGGTGTTGGGCGAGCAGAGCACCAAGACGCTCCGGAGCGAGCGGATGGAAGATGTCATCTTCAACGGGACCGAACTCCGGAAGCCGCTGGGGATGGCGGAAGTATCGCTGGTCATCGGCGGGCTCGGCGGCCTGGCGCCGGATGTGGTCGCCGGCCTGCCGGGCCGGCTGCACGAGTACCAGGAGCTGATGATCACGAGGCGACTCTATCGGAACGGCGAGAGCGAATATTTGATCAACAAGACGCCCTGTCGGCTTAAGGACATTCGGAGTCTTCTCCTGGACACCCGGGCCGGGTCAAAGGGGCATACGGTGATCGAACAGGGCCGGATCGATCAGATCTTGAACGCCTCGCCGCAGGATCGGCGCGAATTGATCGAGGAAACGGCCGGCATCGTCCGCTACAAAAAACAGAAAGCCGAGGCGCTCCGCAAGCTCGAGACGACCCAGCAGAACCTGCTGCGGGTGCGGGACATCATCGCGGAGGTGAAAAAACAGCTCAATTCCCTCGAACGGCAGGCGAGACAGGCGCGGTCCTTTCAAGCGCTCCAGCAAGAAGCACGGGCGTTGGAAATTCGACTCCTCGCCGACGAATATCGGACTCTGCGAGCCGGCCTGAACGTGATCGAGGAGGAGGTCGGCGGTCTGGAAGTCAGGGAGTCGGCGCAGACGGCCGAGCAAGCCCGGCTGAGCACCGAGTTGGAAACGGTCAAGCTCGGCGTGTTGGAGAGCGGAGAGGCGATCAATCGTCTCCGGGAAGCGTTGGGGCAGACGGAGCAGCAACAGGCGCGGGCGCTGGCGGCGGCGGAAGTGGAACAAAACCGGATCGGGCTATACGAACAGCAGCAAGCCCAGGCCGCTCACGAGATACAGCGGCTGGCCGAGGAGCAAAATCGCGCTTCGGCGGAAGCGGATCGGTTGCGCCTCACGCTTTCCGAATGCGATGCGGAAATAGCCGAGCGGACGGGCCGGCTTGCTGAGTTGGAAGCCGCCGTGCGGCAGGCGTCGGAGCAGCGATCGACGGTCGAATCGGAGGAAGAGCGGTTGCGGCAAGATATTTTGCAATTGACGGTCCGTGTGACCGGCGGGGAGCATGCGCTGACGCAGTTGGCGGAGCGGGAACGCGAGACAACTCGGCGCGCGGAACGGCTGACCGGCGAGCAGGTCGAGATCGATCGCGAGAGGACCGCGCTGCTGGAGAAAGCCCGAGGACTGCAGGCTCAAGGGCGAGAGAACGAAGACCGGCGGCTGGAGTTCCAACGCGCCCGCCAGGAAGCCGTCGCGGAAGCCGAGCGGGTGACGACGGAGCTGGCGGAGACGGAACAACTCCTCAGCCGGCGGCTGGAGGAGTTCACGGCGACCGATTCCCGGTTGCGGACTCTGGAAGGCGTCGTTCGGGAGGAGATGGGCTACGGGCGGCAGGGAGAGGAAGGCACCGCGCTCAGGACTTGCGAGGGCGTGCGAGAGGCGATCGTCGAATGGCTGGCGGTGCCCCAAGGACTCGATCGAGCGATCGAGGCGGTCCTGGGCGAGCGGGTGCGAGGCTGGCTCGTCGACCACCCGTCCGTTGCGTGCCGGGCCGTGGAGTTTCTCCGCCAAAAAGACCTCGGACGGGGCGCGTTTATTCCGCGGCAGCCGCGCTGGTCGGCGGACCGGGTTCACGCCTGGTGGCCGGCTCTCGCCGGAGAGCCGGGCGTGATCGGGCGGGCGCTCGACCTGGTCCAGGCGCCGGCCGGTTCCGCCGCGACCTGCGCGTGCCTGCTCGACGGCGTTGTCATCGTCGACGCGTTGGAGACGGCGGTCCGGGTATGGGAACGCCACCGGTGGGCCGCCCCCGACGGGCCGACGTTGGTCACCTTGGCCGGAGAGATCGTGGATGCGGCCGGTGTGATCACGGGCGGAGGAGCCGGTTCAGATACGGGCTTGTTGCAGCGCCGGCGGGAAGTCCGGCAACTCGCGGCCCGGCGCGAAGAATTGGTCGGCGCCGTCGAAACGATCCGCCGTCGGCGAGAGGACCTCGCTGCGCGACTGGCGGCTTTGCGCGACGATGAGCAGCGGCTGGCCGATGCGTTACGTGAAGCGGATATGCTGGCGCTGTCGCTGGTCAAAGACGAAGCGGGTCTGCGACAAAGCTTCGCCGAACTCGATCGGCGCGCCGAAGCGATCGCGGCCGAGCTTGAACGCGGGCGAGAGGAGCGACAGGGCATCGAGGCCGAGATCCGGTCGATGCACGAACGCCTGGCGCGCGACGTTCAGGACAAGGTGGAACAGGAGGCGGCGCTGGCCGGACTGAAAGCGAGGCTCGAAGAAATCGAGGAAGAGAGCCTGGCGTTGCAACACCGGCTCACCGACGCGCGTTTGGCGGTGGAAGGATTGCGCGCGCGCCGAGCCCATGCGGAAACCGATTTGGCCCGGCTTCTGGATCGGCAGGAGGCGGCGAAAATTCACCGGTCGGCGCTCGATCAACAGGTCGCGGAGTTGGAGGCGTCGCGGCAACAGAGCCGGCGGGAGTGCGAACGGCAGGACGCGTTGTGCCAGGAACTGGGACGGGCTGTGAGCCGGATCAAAGCCGAGTTGATCGCGGCGCAGGAGCGTCAGGCCGAGGAAATGGGCGCGGCCCGGCGCCTCGAACAGGCGTTGGCCGAGGTCCGGCAGGCGCTCGCATCCATCCGGGAATTACGGATGACGGCGGAGGTCCGGCGCGCCGAACTGAAAACGCAGCTTGCAGCCGTGGAGAGCACGCTGATCGGCACCTATCAGCTCGCGCCCGCGTCGGTGCTCGAGTGCCGGGAAGCGGGAGGCGACGAATCCGGGTCCGTTCCCACGGCAGGCGAACCCCCTGCGGCCACGGCTGAAGAACGGCGGCAGCAATTGCAGAAAATCCGCGATCGCCTGGATCGGATGGGGCCCATCAATCTTGCCGCCATCGAGGAGCACCGGGAGTTGGAGGAGCGCTATCGTTTTCTCACGGAGCAGGAACAGGATCTTTCCAACTCCATCGGCTCGCTCAAGCAGATCATCCACCGGATCAATCGCACGACGAAAGACATGTTCCTGGCTACGTTCAATGAGCTGCAGGAGAAGTTCGGCGAGGTCTTCGCGCAGTTCTTCCCCGGGGGCCGCGCGGAGCTGGTCTTGGTGGACGAACCGCCGCCGGAAGGGGCCGAGCCGGGAACGAACCAGGAGCCGGGCGTGGACATCGTCGCGCAGCCGCCGGGGAAACGACTGAAGAGCATCACGATGCTGTCGGGCGGAGAGAAGACGTTGACGGCCATGGCGTTGCTGTTCGCGAGCTTCCTCATCCGGCCGACGCCATTCTGCATTCTGGACGAGATCGACGCGCCGTTGGACGAAGAAAACATCGGGCGTTTCACGGTCGTACTGGAGGAATTGGCTCGGACCGCCCAGTTCATCGTGATCACGCACAATAAACGCACGATGTCGGTGGCCGATTCCCTGTTCGGCGTGACCATGGAAGAGCCGGGCGTCTCCAAGCTGGTCTCCGTCCGCCTGGCCGATCTGCAGCCGGCCTGA